Proteins from one Chitinivibrionales bacterium genomic window:
- a CDS encoding protein kinase, producing the protein MIPKLPKGFTHPMRIGEGGFSSVYRVRQTRLDRWVAIKIIHEKDPEKKRLLLKEGKTQAQLQIGSIPRVYDAFEWKNKIYIVMEWINGVPLNEMLIQPLQDIDRLCIADSVVSALGALHSLGYAHRDLKPQNILLSPDKGLSFIDFGFTKQIVDSKVSMIGTVKGTPAYMAPELWRGKERIDYMRTDIYSAGLILKEILGDLPESSITDRLLSENPLQRCGSGKELYEAWINLTQNMHFVPGWQDVAEALCSEALTGELCDAARELIAARRDDEAYWLLVECLEVDPDNVEALSLLDDLTGRPKVKPAVQRLSYGAAAGVLVIAVAAAFFVGRKSNPVPMSGDSGEHSRRAMSGMMKNIAEKSMRVPTSLPLRRDVSHHGKLTGRIYLANPPSKGDLRLDNRTFDYEGIRRGGITVPYGSHTLAWQDEKDNIVWREKVALLPFQTKIINMPEGTVRKETGGR; encoded by the coding sequence ATGATACCGAAGCTGCCCAAAGGATTTACGCATCCCATGCGGATCGGCGAGGGGGGCTTTTCCTCGGTCTACCGGGTCCGTCAGACAAGACTCGACCGGTGGGTGGCGATAAAAATTATTCATGAAAAAGACCCCGAAAAAAAACGACTCTTGCTCAAGGAAGGCAAAACCCAGGCACAGTTGCAGATCGGTTCAATCCCCCGGGTCTACGACGCCTTTGAGTGGAAAAATAAAATCTACATCGTTATGGAGTGGATTAACGGCGTTCCGTTAAATGAAATGCTCATCCAGCCGCTTCAGGATATCGACCGGCTTTGTATTGCCGACAGCGTTGTCAGTGCGTTGGGAGCATTGCATTCTCTTGGGTATGCCCATCGAGATCTCAAGCCCCAGAACATACTTCTTTCCCCCGATAAGGGATTGAGCTTTATCGATTTTGGTTTTACAAAACAGATAGTTGACAGCAAGGTGTCGATGATCGGAACCGTTAAGGGGACTCCTGCGTACATGGCGCCGGAACTCTGGCGCGGTAAAGAGAGAATCGATTATATGCGTACGGATATTTATTCGGCGGGGTTGATACTCAAAGAAATTCTCGGGGATCTCCCCGAATCATCGATTACCGACAGGCTCCTGAGCGAAAATCCATTGCAACGGTGCGGGTCGGGCAAGGAATTATATGAAGCATGGATAAATTTGACGCAAAACATGCACTTTGTTCCCGGGTGGCAGGATGTCGCAGAGGCTCTCTGTTCGGAAGCTCTTACCGGAGAACTATGTGATGCAGCTCGGGAGCTGATCGCGGCACGGCGGGATGATGAAGCCTATTGGCTTTTAGTGGAGTGCCTCGAAGTGGATCCGGATAATGTCGAGGCCCTGTCGTTGTTGGATGACTTGACAGGCCGTCCTAAAGTGAAACCTGCGGTACAAAGGCTCTCCTATGGTGCTGCTGCAGGTGTTCTTGTTATTGCCGTGGCGGCTGCATTTTTTGTCGGACGGAAGTCGAATCCCGTGCCAATGTCTGGTGATTCGGGAGAGCATTCCAGGCGAGCAATGTCGGGTATGATGAAGAATATTGCTGAAAAATCGATGAGAGTACCCACCTCACTTCCCCTTCGCCGCGACGTCTCCCATCACGGTAAACTCACCGGACGTATTTATCTGGCGAATCCACCATCGAAAGGGGATCTGCGTCTCGATAACAGAACATTCGATTATGAGGGGATCCGACGGGGAGGAATTACTGTTCCCTATGGGTCCCATACACTCGCCTGGCAGGATGAAAAGGATAACATTGTGTGGCGGGAAAAGGTAGCGCTTCTTCCTTTTCAAACAAAAATAATCAACATGCCCGAAGGGACAGTGCGGAAGGAGACGGGGGGACGGTGA